A part of Paramisgurnus dabryanus chromosome 15, PD_genome_1.1, whole genome shotgun sequence genomic DNA contains:
- the LOC135733412 gene encoding uncharacterized protein isoform X1, giving the protein MENMRLMLVLLIIEGLAVGQSTDGQSTKSVGENVLLPCLCPSKPDSLVWQIGKRVVSVHSQNKDDINSIDKMFINRTQLFLHMDKKNCSMLLLNVSLEDAGVYTCHALDDVQDTTSSRNSLDVNLTVFENKSPKENPQTGEQNTTLSSVHIAIPVLILIVMLAAGLILFLLLRRHRQNQQNIIYMPAEPMKNIV; this is encoded by the exons ATGGAGAACATGAGATTGATGTTAGTTTTACTCATCATAG AGGGTCTTGCAGTGGGACAATCTACAGATGGGCAATCTACTAAAAGTGTTGGAGAAAACGTGCTGTTACCTTGTCTCTGTCCTAGCAAGCCTGACAGTCTAGTATGGCAGATTGGCAAAAGAGTAGTGAGTGTTCATTCCCAAAACAAAGATGACATCAACTCCATAGACAAAATGTTCATAAACAGAACGCAGCTCTTCCTGCATATGGATAAGAAAAACTGCTCCATGCTGCTCCTCAACGTGTCTTTGGAGGATGCAGGCGTGTACACCTGTCACGCTTTGGACGACGTTCAGGATACAACCTCGTCAAGGAATTCATTAGATGTTAATCTGACAG TGTTTGAAAACAAAAGTCCTAAAGAAAACCCACAGACCGGAGAACAAAATACAACTTTATCTTCTGTTCATATTGCCATTCCTGTACTGATACTGATAGTAATGCTGGCTGCTGGCCTGATATTATTCCTGCTGCTCAGAAGACACAGACAAAACCAG CAGAATATCATCTATATGCCGGCAGAGCCTATGAAGAATATAGTGTGA
- the LOC135733412 gene encoding uncharacterized protein isoform X2 → MENMRLMLVLLIIEGLAVGQSTDGQSTKSVGENVLLPCLCPSKPDSLVWQIGKRVVSVHSQNKDDINSIDKMFINRTQLFLHMDKKNCSMLLLNVSLEDAGVYTCHALDDVQDTTSSRNSLDVNLTVFENKSPKENPQTGEQNTTLSSVHIAIPVLILIVMLAAGLILFLLLRRHRQNQNIIYMPAEPMKNIV, encoded by the exons ATGGAGAACATGAGATTGATGTTAGTTTTACTCATCATAG AGGGTCTTGCAGTGGGACAATCTACAGATGGGCAATCTACTAAAAGTGTTGGAGAAAACGTGCTGTTACCTTGTCTCTGTCCTAGCAAGCCTGACAGTCTAGTATGGCAGATTGGCAAAAGAGTAGTGAGTGTTCATTCCCAAAACAAAGATGACATCAACTCCATAGACAAAATGTTCATAAACAGAACGCAGCTCTTCCTGCATATGGATAAGAAAAACTGCTCCATGCTGCTCCTCAACGTGTCTTTGGAGGATGCAGGCGTGTACACCTGTCACGCTTTGGACGACGTTCAGGATACAACCTCGTCAAGGAATTCATTAGATGTTAATCTGACAG TGTTTGAAAACAAAAGTCCTAAAGAAAACCCACAGACCGGAGAACAAAATACAACTTTATCTTCTGTTCATATTGCCATTCCTGTACTGATACTGATAGTAATGCTGGCTGCTGGCCTGATATTATTCCTGCTGCTCAGAAGACACAGACAAAACCAG AATATCATCTATATGCCGGCAGAGCCTATGAAGAATATAGTGTGA